DNA sequence from the Candidatus Saccharibacteria bacterium oral taxon 488 genome:
CGTGTTCAGTCTTGACCGCACCGCTGCCACAAACCTCAGATACTGTTTTATACAAGCCACGTTCACGTAGGATGCCGTAGCCGAGATTGGCAGCTTCTGAGGTGCGGCGAGCCTCGGTATTACGTGCCAATACCGCCCCGTACAACTGGTAGCCACTCATTAAAAAGATCCCGGCAATAATCAAGGTGATCATCAATTCAATGACGGTAAAGCCGTTTTTATGACCTTTATGCCTTAGAGGCGTTTG
Encoded proteins:
- a CDS encoding prepilin-type N-terminal cleavage/methylation domain-containing protein: MASTQQQTPLRHKGHKNGFTVIELMITLIIAGIFLMSGYQLYGAVLARNTEARRTSEAANLGYGILRERGLYKTVSEVCGSGAVKTEHVTPPTTPTLPDPVRARVEYCKVPNSIAVIRVAVIITYGTPAQEVVHATYISG